In Bufo gargarizans isolate SCDJY-AF-19 chromosome 5, ASM1485885v1, whole genome shotgun sequence, the following are encoded in one genomic region:
- the LOC122939317 gene encoding trimethylguanosine synthase-like, with translation MLCVEWNQVAEMCLYVDDLSEDSRILCLCSRAFFNDRYLYHLGLRGIDSNKKILRDYEEEDDQEELEMSNVSDQPVEEGELDSESELMLRMGLPIQFGGSSFEKNFVPLETCVKEDKIHKKKKKKTKCSKYINESIKEAMEDISEVCKDEGGSPSIEQPDIEESPAGGTSEDVADLEPLSARPSSQESWERYWNQYGQGLLWQAWIKKHEDLAVTSDDCEPEPWNCSATKEEWAEHYNELYWQYSEQFQYWAQQGWTFDEPSDCEGKDTQVAPAAANVRHTNHSLHIPPSSTESIDCLSDCVHGLKIINLDIKEMERDSKPLSVIYESHPMQDPESLGAQCPCDPDQSEPREVGSAKREASSGRTDTSQPEFVFGSVHTYFGSSFGFDRKNSAVTHQRGPAVATGVHCATVSEVPKNTSPGGQMPANGQDDDDEDDPPECKQAKIKRSHELDAEENPCEVAAEVSAVLGLKHGTGQKYGGISHFKHRTLRYLEKGVRHRSHFLDMHRPVKNRHIFFSEEPEEKVLKSKTVNKVQKFLKVVGEPIDDVLNVISLPKMEDSSSNSDSECLDHSNVSEPTSQSKQCDDTELSEEKDHPALNQPPEIQEQIIQSDMLDSSKQSKGMTSTLPSNAIWCLDRAIDTESERSDTEKNDSTRQLVSLEIPDYLQVGVEENNIDSCSKAKDKCKKKKKKPKKKVLSLPPEIAADPHLAKYWAQRYRLFSRFDEGIKLDEEGWFSVTPEKIAEHIAHRVRQCINGAVVVDAFCGVGGNAIQFALAGMHGEI, from the exons ATGCTGTGTGTGGAGTGGAATCAGGTGGCAGAAATGTGTCTTTATGTGGATGATCTGAGCGAGGACAGTCGGATTCTGTGTCTCTGCTCCAGAGCTTTTTTCAA TGATCGCTACCTGTACCATTTAGGATTGAGGGGAATTGACAGCAATAAGAAGATTCTCAGAG AttatgaggaagaggatgatcAGGAAGAGCTGGAGATGTCCAATGTCTCTGACCAACCTGTGGAGGAAGGAGAACTAGACTCGGAGTCTGAGCTAATGCTGCGGATGGGTCTCCCGATACAGTTTGGTGGGTCATCATTTGAGAAGAACTTTGTG CCACTGGAAACTTGTGTGAAGGAAGATAAAATCcataagaaaaagaagaaaaagacaaaatgCTCCAAATACATAAATGAAAGCATAAAAGAAGCTATGGAGGATATTAGTGAGGTCTGCAAAGACGAAGGTGGTTCTCCTAGCATTGAGCAGCCTGACATTGAAGAAAGTCCTGCTGGAGGTACCAGTGAGGATGTGGCTGATCTGGAACCGCTCTCCGCACGGCCAAGCTCGCAGGAGAGCTGGGAACGTTACTGGAACCAGTATGGACAGGGATTGCTATGGCAGGCTTGGATTAAAAAGCATGAAGATCTGGCAGTAACAAGTGACGATTGCGAACCTGAGCCATGGAATTGCTCTGCAACCAAGGAAGAATGGGCTGAGCATTATAATGAATTGTACTGGCAGTATTCTGAGCAGTTTCAGTACTGGGCACAACAGGGGTGGACTTTTGATGAACCTAGTGATTGTGAAGGTAAAGACACACAAGTGGCACCAGCTGCAGCTAATGTTCGGCACACAAACCATAGTCTGCACATACCTCCTTCTTCTACAGAAAGTATTGATTGTCTCAGTGACTGCGTACATGGACTGAAGATCATAAATCTTGATATAAAGGAAATGGAGAGAGACAGTAAACCTTTAAGTGTTATTTATGAGAGTCATCCGATGCAGGACCCAGAGAGCCTGGGAGCTCAATGCCCTTGTGATCCAGACCAGAGTGAGCCCAGGGAGGTTGGCTCTGCCAAGAGGGAAGCATCGTCTGGACGCACTGATACAAGCCAGCCAG AATTCGTGTTTGGCTCTGTTCACACCTACTTTGGAAGCTCCTTTGGTTTTGACAGGAAGAACAGTGCTGTTACACATCAGCGGGGTCCAGCGGTCGCCACTGGTGTCCATTGTGCAACAG TTTCAGAAGTGCCAAAGAATACTTCGCCTGGTGGACAGATGCCAGCTAATGGacaagatgatgatgatgaggatgatccTCCAGAGTGCAAACAGGCTAAAATCAAGCGGAG CCATGAACTGGATGCTGAAGAGAACCCATGTGAGGTGGCTGCCGAAGTCTCTGCCGTCTTGGGGCTGAAACATGGCACAGGACAAAA ATATGGCGGTATTTCACACTTCAAGCATCGGACACTACGCTACCTGGAGAAAGGCGTCAGACACCGCTCACATTTTCTAGACATGCATAGGCCAGTGAAGAACAGGCACATATTTTTTTCAGAAGAACCAGAAGAGAAAGTGCTAAAAAGTAAAACTGTAAACAAG GTACAAAAATTTCTAAAAGTGGTTGGTGAACCTATTGACGATGTATTAAATGTAATTTCACTGCCAAAGATGGAAGATTCCTCCAGCAACTCTGATTCTGAATGCCTGGATCACTCTAATGTTAGCGAACCTACTAGTCAGTCCAAGCAGTGTGACGATACAGAGCTTTCTGAAGAGAAAGACCATCCTGCTCTAAATCAACCACCTGAAATACAAGAACAGATAATTCAGTCTGATATGCTGGATAGCTCTAAACAAAGCAAAGGGATGACCTCTACATTACCTTCTAACGCCATCTGGTGTTTAGACCGTGCAATTGACACAGAATCCGAACGATCAGATACCGAAAAAAACGACTCTACACGACAGCTGGTATCCCTTGAAATTCCAGACTATCTGCAGGTTGGAGTGGAAGAGAACAATATTG ACTCCTGCAGTAAAGCTAAGGACAAatgcaagaaaaaaaagaaaaagccaaAAAAGAAGGTTCTATCTCTGCCCCCTGAAATAGCTGCTGATCCTCACCTTGCCAAGTACTGGGCACAGCGCTACAGACTCTTCTCTCGCTTTGATGAAGGGATTAAACTTGATGAAG